Proteins encoded together in one Musa acuminata AAA Group cultivar baxijiao chromosome BXJ3-6, Cavendish_Baxijiao_AAA, whole genome shotgun sequence window:
- the LOC103987333 gene encoding NEDD8-conjugating enzyme Ubc12: MIKLFKIKDQKREDAANSNGSTPVKKQSAGELRLHKDISELNLPKSAIISFPNGKDDLLNFEISIRPDEGYYQGGTFHFTFHVSPSYPHEPPKVKCKTKVYHPNIDLEGNVCLNILREDWKPVLNINTVIYGLILLFMQPNDEDPLNHDAAAVLRDNPKLFETNVRRAIAGGYVGQNYFPRCM; encoded by the exons ATGATAAAACTTTTCAAAATTAAGGACCAAAAGCGGGAGGATGCAGCAAATTCCAATGGAAGCACTCCTGTaaagaaacaaagtgctggagaatTGCGTCTTCACAAAG ATATTAGTGAGCTTAATCTGCCTAAAAGCGCTATCATATCATTTCCAAATGGGAAGGATGATCTGTTGAACTTTGAAATCAGCATAAGACCTGATGAAGGATACTATCA AGGTGGTACATTTCATTTTACCTTTCATGTATCTCCTTCTTATCCTCATGAACCACCAAAGGTCAAATGCAAGACCAAG GTTTACCATCCTAATATTGACTTAGAGGGAAATGTCTGCCTTAATATCCTGCGTGAAGATTGGAAGCCTGTGCTCAACATAAACACTGTTATTTACGGCTTAATTCTTCTTTTCATG CAACCCAACGATGAGGACCCATTAAACCATGATGCAGCTGCAGTTCTACGTGACAACCCTAAATTGTTTGAGACAAATGTTAGAAGGGCAATTGCTGGAGGTTATGTGGGTCAAAACTACTTTCCCAGATGCATGTGA
- the LOC135640846 gene encoding ABC transporter G family member 16-like produces the protein MAMTKEVNLTPFSSPSPLLAHQYCHHPLATAAAVDPCHFVLSFTDLSYSVKEPRSFPFFRKKNNETRPESLRGTRKLLDSISGEVRTGEILAVLGASGSGKTTLIDALANRIERASLRGCITLNGDRLEGRLLKAISAYVMQDDLMFPMLTVEETLMFAAKFRIPRSVSASKMKERVQALIDQLDLRSAAKTIIGDEGHRGVSGGERRRVSIGTDIVHDPIILFLDEPTSGLDSTSAFMVVQVLQRIARSGSMVIMSVHQPSYRILGLLDRLIFLSRGQTVYSGPPQGLPEFFAVFGSPIPDGGNPAEFALDLVRELEDTAPDGAKDLVTLNALNHQARARTSATAATGSCLPLQEAVRNSIATGKLVSGAMIDGAALASYANPFWVEVSALTKRAIINMWRMPEILAFRLGDMLVTGFLLATIFWRLRDTPKDVRERIGFFAITMTTIFFTSGDTLAVFIQERYIYMRETAYNTYRRSSYVVANAVTTFLPLVFLTIPLAFITFFGVGLSGGMDGLGFFFLTILATFWAGSGFVTFLSGILSHVVLGYTVAAAVISYFLLLSGFFINRNRIPDYWIWLHYMSLVKYPYEAVMQNEFSKDLSKCFARGVEMFDGSALGSLPTAKKVEVLTAIGQTLGMNITNDTCIITGSDVLQEQSINQLNKWSCLLVIVAWGFFFRLLFYISLLLGSRNKRK, from the coding sequence ATGGCCATGACCAAGGAAGTCAATCTTACCCCCTTCAGTAGCCCCAGCCCCCTCCTCGCCCACCAGTACTGCCACCACCCCctggccacagccgccgccgtcgATCCATGccacttcgtcctctccttcaccGATCTGTCCTACAGCGTCAAGGAGCCTCGCAGCTTCCCGTTCTTCCGAAAGAAGAACAATGAAACACGGCCGGAGTCGCTCCGCGGAACCAGGAAGCTTTTGGACTCCATCTCCGGCGAGGTGAGGACGGGCGAGATATTGGCGGTGCTCGGCGCTAGCGGTTCCGGGAAGACCACCCTCATCGACGCACTGGCGAACCGCATCGAGAGGGCTAGCCTCCGAGGATGCATTACGCTCAACGGCGACAGACTCGAAGGCCGCCTCCTCAAGGCGATATCGGCATACGTGATGCAAGACGACCTCATGTTCCCAATGCTCACCGTCGAGGAGACCTTGATGTTCGCGGCCAAGTTCCGGATACCTCGCTCGGTTTCGGCATCCAAGATGAAGGAGCGCGTGCAAGCGCTCATTGATCAGCTCGATCTCCGGTCGGCCGCGAAAACCATCATCGGCGACGAAGGTCACCGCGGCGTGTCCGGGGGTGAGCGCCGTCGGGTGTCCATCGGGACCGACATCGTTCACGACCCCATCATCCTCTTCCTGGACGAGCCCACGTCGGGGCTTGACTCCACGAGCGCTTTCATGGTGGTTCAGGTCTTGCAGAGGATCGCTCGCAGCGGGAGCATGGTGATCATGTCAGTGCACCAGCCGAGCTACCGAATCCTTGGCCTCCTAGACCGCCTCATCTTCCTCTCGCGCGGCCAGACGGTGTACAGCGGGCCCCCGCAAGGCCTCCCGGAATTCTTCGCCGTCTTCGGCAGCCCAATACCCGACGGCGGGAACCCAGCCGAGTTTGCCCTGGATCTCGTCCGCGAGCTGGAGGACACAGCTCCTGACGGCGCCAAGGACCTCGTCACGTTAAACGCCTTGAATCATCAGGCACGAGCACGGACGTCCGCCACCGCCGCCACAGGATCGTGCCTCCCACTGCAGGAGGCTGTGAGAAACAGCATCGCGACTGGCAAGCTCGTATCCGGCGCGATGATTGACGGCGCTGCACTGGCTTCATATGCGAACCCGTTCTGGGTCGAGGTTTCGGCTCTAACCAAGAGGGCGATTATAAACATGTGGCGGATGCCGGAGATCTTAGCCTTCCGCCTCGGCGACATGCTCGTGACAGGCTTCCTGCTCGCGACCATCTTCTGGCGTCTCCGCGACACGCCCAAGGATGTTCGAGAGCGGATCGGCTTCTTCGCCATCACCATGACGACCATATTCTTCACAAGCGGCGACACTCTCGCCGTCTTCATTCAAGAACGATACATTTACATGCGGGAGACGGCCTACAACACGTACCGCCGCTCGTCTTATGTCGTCGCCAACGCTGTCACCACTTTTCTGCCCCTGGTCTTCCTCACTATTCCCTTGGCGTTCATCACATTCTTCGGGGTAGGCCTCTCCGGAGGCATGGACGgactcggcttcttcttcttgACTATCTTGGCGACATTCTGGGCGGGCAGTGGGTTCGTGACCTTCCTCTCAGGCATCTTATCGCACGTCGTGTTAGGTTACACCGTGGCAGCCGCTGTGATCTCCTACTTCCTGCTGCTCAGTGGCTTCTTCATCAACAGGAATCGGATACCGGACTACTGGATCTGGCTCCACTACATGTCGCTGGTGAAGTATCCTTACGAGGCAGTAATGCAGAACGAGTTCAGTAAGGATTTGTCCAAGTGCTTCGCTAGAGGAGTAGAGATGTTCGACGGCTCGGCGCTGGGGAGCTTGCCGACGGCAAAGAAGGTGGAAGTTCTTACAGCGATCGGCCAAACCTTGGGGATGAACATCACTAACGATACTTGCATAATCACCGGGTCAGATGTACTGCAGGAACAGAGCATTAATCAGCTCAACAAATGGAGCTGTCTCTTGGTGATCGTGGCTTGGGGGTTCTTCTTTAGATTACTATTCTACATTAGTCTGCTGCTGGGGAGTAGGAACAAGAGGAAGTAG
- the LOC135641334 gene encoding protein NSP-INTERACTING KINASE 3-like isoform X1: MGRKALLFWTLCLVPMDFLCSSSATLSPSGINYEVVALMAIKMELHDPYNVLENWDVNSVDPCSWRMVTCSADGYVSALGLPSQSLSGMLSPGIGNLTNLQSMLLQNNAISGPIPAEIGKLEKLQMLDLSNNQFRGTIPRSLGDLKNLNYLRLNNNSLSGPCPDTLSNIIGLTLVDLSYNNLSGSLPKISARTFNIIGNPQMCRSVSKSKCSSVSLDPLSYPPDDLKVQSQLGGSKSRCTAVIVGASVGSVSLLVTVIGLLLWWRHRLKQHIFFDVNDQCDSEVCWGHLKWYSFKELRIATDNFNSKNILGKGGYGIVYKGCLCDGSIVAVKRLRDYNTIRGIQFQTEVEMISLAVHCHLLRLCGYCTTENERLLVYPYMANGSVASQLREHIHGRPVLDWSRRKKIALGTARGLFYLHEQCDPKIIHRDVKAANILLDEDFEAVVGDFGLAKLLDHQESHVTTAVRGTVGHIAPEYLSTGQSSEKTDVFGFGILLLELITGQKALDFGRLANQKGVMLDWVKKLHQENRLNTMVDKDLKNNYDRVELEEMVQVALLCTQFHPSHRPKMSEVVRMLEGDGLVESWDALQKMDTPKCRSLERQSPKYVDFMEDSSVVLEAIELSGPR, encoded by the exons ATGGGGAGGAAAGCTCTTCTCTTTTGGACGCTTTGCTTGGTGCCGATGGACTTCCTCTGTTCGTCTTCCGCAACACTCTCACCTTCTGGTATAAATTATGAAG TGGTTGCATTGATGGCTATAAAAATGGAACTACATGACCCTTACAATGTTTTGGAAAATTGGGATGTCAACTCAGTAGATCCATGTAGTTGGAGGATGGTTACCTGCTCTGCAGATGGATACGTTTCTGCCCT GGGACTACCCAGCCAAAGCTTGTCTGGCATGTTATCACCTGGGATAGGAAATCTTACAAATCTTCAGTCTAT GCTGCTTCAAAATAATGCTATATCTGGACCTATTCCTGCTGAGATTGGCAAACTGGAGAAACTCCAAATGCTGGACTTATCCAACAATCAGTTCAGAGGCACTATTCCTAGGTCACTTGGGGACCTCAAGAACCTGAATTATCT gCGACTAAACAACAACAGTCTATCTGGACCTTGCCCCGATACATTGTCCAACATTATAGGCCTCACTCTTGT GGATCTTTCTTATAACAATCTGAGTGGTTCCTTACCAAAAATATCTGCGAGAACTTTTAA CATTATTGGAAACCCTCAAATGTGTAGATCTGTCTCAAAGAGTAAGTGTTCTTCTGTATCACTCGATCCACTTTCATATCCGCCAGATGATCTAAAGG TTCAATCACAGCTTGGAGGATCAAAGAGCCGGTGTACTGCTGTCATAGTTGGTGCCAGTGTTGGTTCTGTCAGTTTGCTAGTTACCGTCATTGGCTTGCTTCTTTGGTGGCGGCATAGACTCAAGCAGCATATATTTTTTGATGTAAATG ATCAATGTGATTCAGAAGTGTGCTGGGGGCACTTGAAGTGGTATTCATTTAAGGAGCTTCGAATTGCCACCGACAACTTCAACTCCAAAAATATTCTTGGAAAAGGAGGGTATGGTATTGTTTACAAAGGTTGCTTGTGTGATGGCTCCATAGTAGCTGTTAAACGTTTAAGAGACTATAACACCATTAGAGGCATTCAATTCCAAACTGAGGTTGAAATGATAAGCTTGGCAGTTCATTGTCATCTACTTAGGCTTTGTGGATACTGCACGACAGAGAATGAGAGGCTCCTGGTCTATCCTTACATGGCCAATGGTAGTGTAGCTTCTCAATTGAGAG AACATATTCATGGTAGGCCAGTTTTAGACTGGTCAAGACGAAAAAAAATAGCTTTGGGGACGGCCCGGGGATTATTTTATCTGCATGAGCAGTGTGATCCAAAAATCATACATCGCGATGTAAAAGCTGCCAATATTCTTCTTGATGAAGATTTTGAAGCAGTGGTTGGAGATTTCGGGTTGGCAAAACTTTTGGATCATCAGGAGTCACATGTCACAACAGCTGTTCGTGGAACCGTGGGGCATATTGCGCCAGAGTATCTTTCGACAGGCCAGTCATCAGAAAAgactgatgtctttggatttggtaTACTATTACTCGAGTTGATTACTGGTCAGAAAGCATTGGATTTTGGAAGACTTGCAAACCAGAAGGGTGTAATGCTTGACTGG GTAAAGAAACTCCATCAGGAGAATAGACTGAATACAATGGTGGACAAAGACCTTAAAAACAACTATGACAGGGTCGAGCTTGAAGAAATGGTTCAAGTGGCTCTTCTTTGCACACAATTTCACCCTTCTCACCGCCCAAAGATGTCAGAGGTGGTGAGAATGTTGGAAGGTGATGGCCTTGTCGAATCATGGGATGCCTTGCAGAAGATGGACACCCCAAAATGCCGATCCCTGGAGCGACAATCTCCCAAGTACGTGGACTTCATGGAGGATTCGTCAGTGGTGTTAGAAGCGATCGAACTTTCAGGCCCCAGGTGA
- the LOC135640845 gene encoding ABC transporter G family member 20-like yields MTHPCLFHRPPSPPMEHQPHQPTSHSNSNSHSPSPLLGPHHHPRHGGDDDPSYLDDLVVELPQFHFVLAFCNLSYSVWRSRRISCHRIAAADPEQPPAGRRVLLDSITGEVRTGEILAVLGASGSGKSTFIDALADRIERTSLQGSITLNGENLDSGLLKVISAYVMQDDLLFPMLTVEETLMFAAELRLPRSFSASRKRERVQALVDQLGLRSAAKTIIGDEGHRGVSGGERRRVSIGTDIIHDPVILFLDEPTSGLDSTSAFMVVKVLQKIARSGSIVVMSVHQPSYRILTLLDRLLFLCRGQTVYSGPPHDLPGFFRQFGRPIPEGENATEFALDLARELQDTNAGAAALVDFNRRWQTRPSALVAADITPLSLRDAMRISVSHGRLVGSVSVADNVAPASSLQKFANPAWKEVLVLSKRAFMNMRRMPEIFAIRLGTVLVSAFILGTIFWRLGESPKDVTERLGFFAIGITTVFFTCADALPVFIQERYIFMRETAYNAYRRSSYVLSNAIVGIPALILLSVAFAASTFFAVGLAGGGEGLIFFFLIILASFWAGSGFVTFLSGVLSHVVLGYTVAAAILSYYLLFSGFFINRNRIPHYWIWFHYLSMLKYAYEGALQNEFGGESSKCFSRGVQMFDGTSIGSLPMETKVQVLGAISKTLQMNLTSDSCIVTGPDVLQQQSINQLNKWECLLVTVGWGFLFRILFYITLLLSSRNKRR; encoded by the coding sequence ATGACCCATCCTTGCTTGTTCCACCGTCCACCCTCTCCTCCCATGGAACATCAACCTCATCAACCCACCAGccacagcaacagcaacagccaCAGCCCCAGCCCCCTCCTTGGGCCCCATCACCACCCCCGCCACGGCGGGGACGATGATCCATCTTATCTTGACGACCTAGTGGTCGAGCTCCCACAGTTCCACTTCGTCCTCGCCTTTTGCAATCTCTCTTACTCTGTATGGAGGTCTCGGAGAATCTCATGCCACCGGATTGCCGCGGCGGACCCGGAGCAACCCCCAGCTGGAAGGAGAGTTCTTTTGGATTCCATTACCGGCGAGGTAAGGACAGGGGAGATCTTGGCGGTGCTCGGGGCGAGCGGCTCCGGCAAGTCCACCTTCATCGACGCACTGGCGGACCGGATAGAGAGGACCAGCCTCCAAGGAAGCATCACGCTAAACGGGGAGAACCTCGACAGCGGGCTCCTCAAGGTGATCTCCGCCTACGTGATGCAGGACGACCTCCTGTTCCCGATGCTAACCGTGGAGGAGACCCTGATGTTCGCGGCCGAGTTGCGGTTGCCTCGCTCGTTCTCGGCGTCCAGGAAGAGGGAGCGAGTGCAAGCGCTCGTCGACCAGCTCGGCCTCCGGTCAGCCGCCAAGACCATCATCGGCGACGAAGGCCACCGCGGCGTGTCAGGTGGCGAACGCCGCCGGGTGTCCATTGGCACCGACATCATCCATGATCCCGTGATCCTCTTCCTCGACGAGCCCACGTCGGGGCTCGACTCCACGAGCGCCTTCATGGTGGTCAAAGTGTTGCAGAAGATCGCACGCAGCGGAAGCATCGTGGTCATGTCGGTGCACCAGCCGAGCTATCGGATTCTCACTCTCCTCGACCGCCTCCTATTTCTTTGTCGTGGCCAGACGGTCTACAGTGGGCCCCCGCATGACCTCCCTGGCTTCTTCCGGCAGTTTGGCCGTCCGATCCCTGAAGGTGAGAACGCAACTGAGTTCGCCCTGGATCTCGCCCGTGAGCTCCAGGACACTAACGCCGGCGCCGCGGCCCTCGTCGACTTCAATCGGCGGTGGCAGACTCGTCCATCAGCATTGGTCGCCGCCGACATAACCCCACTGTCGCTGAGAGATGCCATGAGGATTAGCGTTTCGCACGGAAGGCTTGTCGGCAGCGTGAGCGTCGCCGACAACGTTGCCCCGGCTTCGTCGTTGCAGAAGTTCGCCAACCCAGCCTGGAAGGAAGTGCTGGTGCTGTCGAAGAGAGCGTTCATGAACATGAGGCGGATGCCGGAGATCTTCGCGATCCGCCTCGGTACCGTGCTCGTCTCCGCCTTCATCCTGGGGACCATCTTCTGGCGGCTCGGCGAGTCGCCCAAGGACGTCACGGAACGGCTCGGCTTCTTCGCCATCGGCATTACGACAGTCTTCTTCACGTGCGCCGACGCCCTCCCAGTCTTCATCCAAGAACGCTACATCTTCATGCGTGAAACGGCCTACAACGCCTACCGCCGCTCGTCCTACGTCCTATCCAACGCCATTGTTGGCATCCCGGCGCTgatcctactatccgtcgccttcgCGGCGTCGACCTTCTTCGCGGTCGGCCTGGCCGGAGGAGGGGAAgggctcatcttcttcttcctcatcatACTGGCGTCCTTTTGGGCAGGCAGCGGATTCGTGACCTTCCTCTCCGGCGTCCTGTCGCACGTGGTGTTAGGCTACACGGTGGCAGCGGCGATACTGTCCTACTACCTGCTGTTTAGTGGCTTCTTCATCAACAGGAATCGGATACCCCACTACTGGATTTGGTTTCACTACCTTTCCATGTTGAAGTATGCTTACGAGGGAGCGCTGCAGAACGAGTTCGGTGGCGAATCGTCCAAGTGCTTCTCAAGAGGGGTTCAGATGTTCGACGGCACGTCCATTGGGAGCCTACCCATGGAGACCAAGGTGCAGGTTCTTGGAGCGATCAGCAAAACACTGCAGATGAACTTGACCAGCGACAGCTGCATCGTCACAGGGCCGGATGTGCTGCAACAGCAGAGCATTAATCAGCTCAACAAGTGGGAGTGTCTGCTGGTGACTGTGGGCTGGGGATTCTTGTTTAGGATTCTGTTCTACATCACACTCCTGCTGAGCAGTAGGAACAAGAGGAGGTAA
- the LOC103987330 gene encoding uncharacterized protein LOC103987330: MHFSTVPSSDSWQPVLTADSTDAYYWLNWRVLLCAIWVLSSMIIASILIWKFEGSNTETEGSSPESHYPLYEDELWRPCLTEVHPVWLLVFRLIAFAILLAFLIINVAVDGGGIFYYYTQWTFILVTIYFLLGSVLSVYGCNKYLRKVTEDKVAVTRSDAEHGTYAAPVNGANGIIQQSGVRAAAFWGNLFQVIFQTSAGAVMLTDCVFWLIIFPFLAIRDYNLNFVLICMHSLNAVFLLGDIALNSLSFPWFRIAYFLLWTAIYVIFQWVIHACVDIWWPYPFLDLSSTYAPIWYFVVAVMHIPCYAAFPLIIKMKHILLSRWFPLSYSPTK; encoded by the exons ATGCATTTCTCAACAGTGCCTTCATCAGATTCCTGGCAGCCCGTTTTGACGGCTGATTCTACGGACGCATACTATTGGTTGAACTGGAGAGTTTTGCTATGTGCTATTTGGGTGTTATCTTCCATGATCATTGCATCCATTTTGATATGGAAGTTTGAAGGTTCGAACACAGAGACAGAAGGATCCTCGCCAGAGAGCCACTATCCTTTGTACGAGGATGAGCTATGGAGACCTTGCCTCACAGAGGTCCATCCTGTTTGGTTGCTGGTTTTTCGACTTATAGCCTTCGCCATACTTCTGGCATTTCTTATCATCAATGTCGCTGTGGACGGAGGGGGCATCTTTTATTACTATACCCA GTGGACATTCATTTTGGTCaccatttattttttg CTTGGCTCAGTGCTGTCTGTCTATGGGTGCAATAAGTATCTTCGTAAAGTTACTGAGGATAAAGTTGCCGTCACAAGGTCAGATGCAGAGCATGGAACATATGCAGCTCCTGTGAATGGTGCGAATGGAATTATTCAGCAGTCTGGTGTGCGTGCAGCTGCCTTTTGGGGTAATTTGTTTCAAGTAATCTTTCAG ACAAGTGCAGGTGCCGTAATGCTCACCGATTGTGTCTTTTGGCTCATCATATTTCCGTTTCTGGCCATCAGAGATTATAATCTGAATTTC GTACTGATTTGTATGCACTCGCTCAATGCAGTTTTCCTTCTTGGTGACATTGCCCTGAATAGCTTG AGTTTCCCCTGGTTCCGGATTGCATACTTCCTACTTTGGACTGCAATCTATGTCATATTCCAGTGGGTGATCCATGCATGTGTGGATATCTG GTGGCCATACCCATTTCTTGACCTGTCCTCCACTTATGCACCTATATG GTATTTCGTGGTGGCGGTGATGCATATCCCTTGCTATGCTGCATTTCCTTTAATTATAAAGATGAAGCACATTCTACTCTCCAGATGGTTTCCTCTGTCCTATTCTCCAACGAAGTAG
- the LOC135641334 gene encoding protein NSP-INTERACTING KINASE 3-like isoform X2, which translates to MGRKALLFWTLCLVPMDFLCSSSATLSPSGINYEVVALMAIKMELHDPYNVLENWDVNSVDPCSWRMVTCSADGYVSALGLPSQSLSGMLSPGIGNLTNLQSMLLQNNAISGPIPAEIGKLEKLQMLDLSNNQFRGTIPRSLGDLKNLNYLRLNNNSLSGPCPDTLSNIIGLTLVDLSYNNLSGSLPKISARTFNIIGNPQMCRSVSKIQSQLGGSKSRCTAVIVGASVGSVSLLVTVIGLLLWWRHRLKQHIFFDVNDQCDSEVCWGHLKWYSFKELRIATDNFNSKNILGKGGYGIVYKGCLCDGSIVAVKRLRDYNTIRGIQFQTEVEMISLAVHCHLLRLCGYCTTENERLLVYPYMANGSVASQLREHIHGRPVLDWSRRKKIALGTARGLFYLHEQCDPKIIHRDVKAANILLDEDFEAVVGDFGLAKLLDHQESHVTTAVRGTVGHIAPEYLSTGQSSEKTDVFGFGILLLELITGQKALDFGRLANQKGVMLDWVKKLHQENRLNTMVDKDLKNNYDRVELEEMVQVALLCTQFHPSHRPKMSEVVRMLEGDGLVESWDALQKMDTPKCRSLERQSPKYVDFMEDSSVVLEAIELSGPR; encoded by the exons ATGGGGAGGAAAGCTCTTCTCTTTTGGACGCTTTGCTTGGTGCCGATGGACTTCCTCTGTTCGTCTTCCGCAACACTCTCACCTTCTGGTATAAATTATGAAG TGGTTGCATTGATGGCTATAAAAATGGAACTACATGACCCTTACAATGTTTTGGAAAATTGGGATGTCAACTCAGTAGATCCATGTAGTTGGAGGATGGTTACCTGCTCTGCAGATGGATACGTTTCTGCCCT GGGACTACCCAGCCAAAGCTTGTCTGGCATGTTATCACCTGGGATAGGAAATCTTACAAATCTTCAGTCTAT GCTGCTTCAAAATAATGCTATATCTGGACCTATTCCTGCTGAGATTGGCAAACTGGAGAAACTCCAAATGCTGGACTTATCCAACAATCAGTTCAGAGGCACTATTCCTAGGTCACTTGGGGACCTCAAGAACCTGAATTATCT gCGACTAAACAACAACAGTCTATCTGGACCTTGCCCCGATACATTGTCCAACATTATAGGCCTCACTCTTGT GGATCTTTCTTATAACAATCTGAGTGGTTCCTTACCAAAAATATCTGCGAGAACTTTTAA CATTATTGGAAACCCTCAAATGTGTAGATCTGTCTCAAAGA TTCAATCACAGCTTGGAGGATCAAAGAGCCGGTGTACTGCTGTCATAGTTGGTGCCAGTGTTGGTTCTGTCAGTTTGCTAGTTACCGTCATTGGCTTGCTTCTTTGGTGGCGGCATAGACTCAAGCAGCATATATTTTTTGATGTAAATG ATCAATGTGATTCAGAAGTGTGCTGGGGGCACTTGAAGTGGTATTCATTTAAGGAGCTTCGAATTGCCACCGACAACTTCAACTCCAAAAATATTCTTGGAAAAGGAGGGTATGGTATTGTTTACAAAGGTTGCTTGTGTGATGGCTCCATAGTAGCTGTTAAACGTTTAAGAGACTATAACACCATTAGAGGCATTCAATTCCAAACTGAGGTTGAAATGATAAGCTTGGCAGTTCATTGTCATCTACTTAGGCTTTGTGGATACTGCACGACAGAGAATGAGAGGCTCCTGGTCTATCCTTACATGGCCAATGGTAGTGTAGCTTCTCAATTGAGAG AACATATTCATGGTAGGCCAGTTTTAGACTGGTCAAGACGAAAAAAAATAGCTTTGGGGACGGCCCGGGGATTATTTTATCTGCATGAGCAGTGTGATCCAAAAATCATACATCGCGATGTAAAAGCTGCCAATATTCTTCTTGATGAAGATTTTGAAGCAGTGGTTGGAGATTTCGGGTTGGCAAAACTTTTGGATCATCAGGAGTCACATGTCACAACAGCTGTTCGTGGAACCGTGGGGCATATTGCGCCAGAGTATCTTTCGACAGGCCAGTCATCAGAAAAgactgatgtctttggatttggtaTACTATTACTCGAGTTGATTACTGGTCAGAAAGCATTGGATTTTGGAAGACTTGCAAACCAGAAGGGTGTAATGCTTGACTGG GTAAAGAAACTCCATCAGGAGAATAGACTGAATACAATGGTGGACAAAGACCTTAAAAACAACTATGACAGGGTCGAGCTTGAAGAAATGGTTCAAGTGGCTCTTCTTTGCACACAATTTCACCCTTCTCACCGCCCAAAGATGTCAGAGGTGGTGAGAATGTTGGAAGGTGATGGCCTTGTCGAATCATGGGATGCCTTGCAGAAGATGGACACCCCAAAATGCCGATCCCTGGAGCGACAATCTCCCAAGTACGTGGACTTCATGGAGGATTCGTCAGTGGTGTTAGAAGCGATCGAACTTTCAGGCCCCAGGTGA